One genomic window of Oncorhynchus clarkii lewisi isolate Uvic-CL-2024 chromosome 5, UVic_Ocla_1.0, whole genome shotgun sequence includes the following:
- the LOC139409353 gene encoding complement C1q tumor necrosis factor-related protein 7-like isoform X1: MRLGGLTTERKRKRESKTQRYPLGPTSGAVAVVWQERELRMWRLVGVAFLCQCVIGQLLEAKVRGTPPRLICSVPGLPGTPGKPGPNGPPGANGSVGIPGRDGRDGRRGEKGEKGGAGVKGKVGPTGKLGQRGDRGPGGKRGPGGESGDGGLPGPPGPLGKKGDKGQRGPRGMAGVCRCGSLVPKAAFSVGITSSYPAEKEPIKFNKVLFNEGGHYNPETGKFICAYPGIYYFSYDITLANKHLAIGLVQNGQYRIKTFDANTGNHDVASGSLVMFLNPEDEVWLEIFFKDQNGLFADAGWSDSLFSGFLIYADTNYLDSLAEDYA, translated from the exons ATGCGACTGGGGGGGCTgacaacagagaggaagagaaaaagagagtccAAAACGCAGCGTTATCCATTAGGACCCACATCTGGCGCTGTGGCTGTAGTTTGGCAGGAGAGAG agctGAGGATGTGGCGGTTGGTAGGCGTGGCCTTTCTGTGCCAGTGTGTGATTGGTCAGCTGCTGGAGGCCAAGGTGAGAGGAACTCCACCTCGTCTGATCTGCAGTGTTCCGGGGTTGCCAGGGACACCAGGTAAACCTGGCCCCAACGGGCCTCCAGGGGCCAACGGGAGCGTAGGAATCCCAGGAAGAGATGGCAGAgatggcaggagaggagagaaaggagagaagggtgGAGCAG GGGTAAAGGGGAAAGTCGGCCCAACGGGTAAACTTGGCCAGCGGGGTGACCGGGGTCCTGGTGGGAAGAGGGGTCCTGGTGGAGAGAGCGGGGATGGGGGCCTACCTGGTCCTCCAGGGCCCCTTGGGAAGAAAGGGGACAAGGGCCAGCGAGGGCCAAGGGGGATGGCAGGAGTCTGCCGGTGTGGCAGCCTGGTGCCTAAAGCAGCCTTCTCTGTGGGAATCACCAGCAGTTACCCTGCTGAGAAGGAACCTATCAAGTTCAACAAGGTCCTCTTCAATGAGGGGGGGCACTACAACCCAGAGACGGGTAAGTTCATCTGCGCCTACCCAGGCATCTACTACTTCTCCTATGACATCACACTGGCCAACAAGCATCTGGCCATCGGGCTGGTGCAGAACGGACAGTACCGCATCAAGACATTTGATGCAAACACGGGAAACCATGACGTGGCCTCTGGGTCCTTAGTAATGTTCCTGAACCCAGAAGACGAGGTGTGGCTGGAGATCTTCTTCAAGGACCAGAATGGCCTGTTTGCAGATGCAGGGTGGTCTGACAGCCTGTTCTCTGGATTCCTGATCTATGCAGACACCAACTACCTGGACTCACTAGCAGAGGACTATGCATAG
- the LOC139409353 gene encoding complement C1q tumor necrosis factor-related protein 7-like isoform X2 yields the protein MWRLVGVAFLCQCVIGQLLEAKVRGTPPRLICSVPGLPGTPGKPGPNGPPGANGSVGIPGRDGRDGRRGEKGEKGGAGVKGKVGPTGKLGQRGDRGPGGKRGPGGESGDGGLPGPPGPLGKKGDKGQRGPRGMAGVCRCGSLVPKAAFSVGITSSYPAEKEPIKFNKVLFNEGGHYNPETGKFICAYPGIYYFSYDITLANKHLAIGLVQNGQYRIKTFDANTGNHDVASGSLVMFLNPEDEVWLEIFFKDQNGLFADAGWSDSLFSGFLIYADTNYLDSLAEDYA from the exons ATGTGGCGGTTGGTAGGCGTGGCCTTTCTGTGCCAGTGTGTGATTGGTCAGCTGCTGGAGGCCAAGGTGAGAGGAACTCCACCTCGTCTGATCTGCAGTGTTCCGGGGTTGCCAGGGACACCAGGTAAACCTGGCCCCAACGGGCCTCCAGGGGCCAACGGGAGCGTAGGAATCCCAGGAAGAGATGGCAGAgatggcaggagaggagagaaaggagagaagggtgGAGCAG GGGTAAAGGGGAAAGTCGGCCCAACGGGTAAACTTGGCCAGCGGGGTGACCGGGGTCCTGGTGGGAAGAGGGGTCCTGGTGGAGAGAGCGGGGATGGGGGCCTACCTGGTCCTCCAGGGCCCCTTGGGAAGAAAGGGGACAAGGGCCAGCGAGGGCCAAGGGGGATGGCAGGAGTCTGCCGGTGTGGCAGCCTGGTGCCTAAAGCAGCCTTCTCTGTGGGAATCACCAGCAGTTACCCTGCTGAGAAGGAACCTATCAAGTTCAACAAGGTCCTCTTCAATGAGGGGGGGCACTACAACCCAGAGACGGGTAAGTTCATCTGCGCCTACCCAGGCATCTACTACTTCTCCTATGACATCACACTGGCCAACAAGCATCTGGCCATCGGGCTGGTGCAGAACGGACAGTACCGCATCAAGACATTTGATGCAAACACGGGAAACCATGACGTGGCCTCTGGGTCCTTAGTAATGTTCCTGAACCCAGAAGACGAGGTGTGGCTGGAGATCTTCTTCAAGGACCAGAATGGCCTGTTTGCAGATGCAGGGTGGTCTGACAGCCTGTTCTCTGGATTCCTGATCTATGCAGACACCAACTACCTGGACTCACTAGCAGAGGACTATGCATAG